GAGGGGGTTCATGGTGCGCCCCATCGTGGCACCGACGGTGCCGGCAGGGACAGACCGCGTTCGCCTCTGCCTACACGCCGGAAATACGGTAGAGGAGGTAGAGCTGTTGTgcaacgccgtcgaggcgtgGGTGCGACAGCAGATGGAGACGCGGATACCTGTCGAGACAACCTACAGACGGTCACGGCAATCAAGTAAACTGTGATTGAATTCAAGCGAACTGTATTCTTCTTGTTCTCTTTTCCGACTTCTTTTTGTTTTGCCTCTTCTTACTGCCGTGCGTCCATGTCACCGGCCTGGGCGGGAGTCTTGTCGAAGCTCTTCATGGGTGACAGTCCCCAGCGTCCAAACATGGCGCTGTCCTCGTCCCATCCGTTGCAGTCCGTCGTCAGCATCTTCTCACCGGTAAAGATGGCGTTGGCACCGGCCATGAAACACAGCGCCTGCTTTTCCTCGGACATGGTCTTGCGACCGGCGGCAATGCGGATGATGGTCGCGGGCATGAGGATGCGGGCGGTGGCAATGGTGCGTAGCATGCTCGTAAACGCAATGGGCGTCGTGTCGCCCAGGGGCGTACCCTTGATGGGTACGAGAGCGTTGACGGGGAAGCTCTCGGGGTGCGATggcagcgtcgacacggTGTGCAGCAGACCGACGCGATCCTCCGACGactcgccgaggccgaggatgccgcccgAGCAGACGTTGATGCCCGCATCGCGCACGTGGCCCAGCGTCTGCAGGCGCTCGTCGTAGGTTCTCGTGGTGATGACGGACGGGTAGAACTCGCGGCTCGTGTCGACGTTGTGGTTGTACGCCGTCAGCccggcctccttgagctccttggcctgcttGTCGTCGATCATGCCGAGCGTGACGCACACctccatgcccatggcgcgCACGCCCTTGACCATCTCGGTGATGTTCTTGAGGCTCGTCTTGCGGCCGCGCATGTCGCGCCACGCGGCGCCCATGCAGAAGCGGGTGCTGCCATTCTCACGGgcctggcgcgcggcggcgaggaccgaCTCGACGCTCTCGACGCGCTTTGCCTCGAGGCCGGTGCCCTTTTGGTAGCGCGTGGCCTGGGCGCAGTAGGAGCAGTCTTCGGTGCAGCCACCCGTCTTGATGTTCATGAGGGTGCACAGCTGCACCTCACCCGGGCTGTGGAACCGCCGATGCACGGTACTCTAGATGAAGCAAGCAAACCAATCAGAAACTTGCAGCCATCGCTGGTTGCATTGCATGCCCGACTTACAGCTTGATGCGCCAGCTCAAGGAGGGGCTGGTAGTAGATGGCGGAAATCTCCTGGCGCGTCCACGTGTttcgcggcgccgtggcggcgacggcatcgcggaAGACCTTGCTGGCCTCTGCTTTCCGTGACGGCTCAAtggcctcgggcggcgcggcgaggtcgtgTGCCGCGGTCGGGGTGTCGACGAGCGTCGCGCCTCCGCGGGCTTGGAGTAGTTGGATTgcggatgtcgtcgtcgtcgtccagggcGCCTGGACCAAAGCTGTTGACCGACGTCCCGCACCGCGGAGGggcgccagggcggcgactgTGCGAGCCCTCATCGTCCCGACGTCTTTGCTTTGCGAACAGACGACTTGTGCGTAAGGCAGGGTTCCAATTCGCGTGCGGCCAAAGCTCAAGAGGTAGAGTCGAGGCAGAGTCACACGTGCGAGAGCCGTCGTCGGGACAAAAGATACGATGGATGGCCCGTTGCCGAGGACAAGACACATCCGCTCAACGTCGGCTTTCCTTCAGCGGCGGCTTCCTGGGGGAGGAATGAGGGGTCGAGCCGCCGTGAATGACAATGATGTGCATGTGTATGGACAGATAGAGATCCACTTGGGCGGTGCCACTCACCAGAGCCACGATGTGATGCGCCTGAGCTGAGACGGCCAGCGTGTGTCAAGTCATGGCATTTGGTGCTGTTTTGGCTGCGTACTCTGCGACTCAACAAACAATTGGCTCAACAGGGTCTCGCCAGGTGGTTCCAGACCAGCCAGGCTCTCGTTGAGCGCTGGCAGGAGGGGGCGGCAGAGCGGTCGCCGCGTCGGTACGGGGGGGCAATCTTTGGCGCTGGGGGAGGCTTGAGCGGGttcgggggcgcggcgcccatgaTGCCATACCTAAGTTAGTACTGGGTAGGCGTTAGtggcccccgccgcccctgcgaAGATGTGGGCACTGGGAGCTGCACAGCATCGATCATTGCAGACTTCCCGTCGCCCGTGCGCGCGTGCCGACGTCGGTCCACGATAGACGCCACGGAGGGGAGGGCGGAGACGATGGTGCCCCTGCTcaatggtgatggtgatgagaACTGTTGACAGCAATGGAGGGAGAGTTACCTATGGAGAATTGCCGAGATGTGACTCAGGCTCATTGCAGCACACGCTCAGCCAGGCACCGCGCGGCATTTGGGACTCGGTCGGGCGCTAGTGCTGTAACGTGCCGTAGGTGCCCTGCCCACGGGATCTTCCACTGTGGTGCCTGTTTTGGCCACGCGAGGTGCATACTCGGGTGCGAGCTCTCAACTTTGGCCCCTATCCTCTCTCACACCGTTCCTTACACCCACTGTACACCCACTGTATGCTATCcactgtacttcgtatgctATCAACAATCATGGAAGCGATAAAGAGTAAGCTtgggcccccctccccctttcgGGAGGAAGACGACACGCTACTTGCTTGGGCAAGACACTGATGTTTCCATGAACGGGGCTGGGCGCACAATGTTGCCTTGCGCGATGCAAACGGATCCGCCATCCCACCAGACAGTGTTACGTCCCGTCAACTATGCTTATTTTAATGTCATTGTTATCAAGGCCAGCCTTTGTCCTCGCTGGCGGTCTCGTATACCCTAACATGGCTTCACAAGTAGATTTGCCTCTAAACCAAATTTCACATCAAATGGCGTTCCAAGTGCATTGGTGTACCCCTGCGTCTGCCAACAGCCGCCCAGCATGTCTAACAACATCCCGGGTAGCTCTAGGGGGGCCCAACGCCGACTaacgcgctcgtcgtcttgcccCCTTTCCGAAGCCGTGAGTGACCCGCGGCCAAGCGCCGCGACTTCTTCCGACCGCCGACCGTGTCCGACATCCGGCAGGATCCGTGGGATGAAGCCTCGACACGGCATCATTCACCCCACCGGGTCCGGCCGCGCACTCGCCGTGACACGTCGCTGAGGGTGTCCTGCCAGCTGGCGAATGAGCCCAAACGCATTGGGTCGCGAGACGTCCcagggcctcgtccaccCAATCGTACTACGATTACCCTCCAACGATCTCGAGAGTCTTGGGAAGCGACCAGGTCGCTCGCTGGTTCCAGACTCTTGGCCAATGGTCGTCTTGTACAAAAGGCCATTTGctgtcgcgggcgacgatcGATGAGGTCTCCCTACCGGCTTtcagcacacacacagagcagagccagagccaagGTCGAGTCCCTCGTACCGTTCACCGGGACCGCCTTAGTTTTGTCTACTAACTTACAGACCGCTTCAACCCTGAGCTTGTGTTCCACCTCAAGTCTCcgcatacttcgtacaggacagacagacacagacGTCGAAATGTCAAGTCATCCTCTGCTTGCTACATCAGTGACCATCCGCCCCAGAGCCAGTCAGGTCGTCAATCAGGGCCTCTAGAATAAAGCCAAATCGGCGCGACAGTTCCCAGTGTCCCTGTCGGCGCAAAAGGTCCGCGATCCCATACAGCGAGCTCGAGTCCGGCTGGTGTattgcggcggcaggcaagtCTGCCGTGTACCgcagctcgctcgctcttATTTCCGCCATGTCGAGGTCGCCATGAGCAGCTgccaccgcggccgagcGGAACTTGACATGGCAGTAAATGACGAGGCCCGCGTAGAAGAGCGCTTTGGGGACGTGAATCGCAGGTGTGGCACTAATCGGCAACGCTTGCAGGCGCTTGTAGATGAGTGCCGCGTGCATCAAGCATCGTCTGCCCTCCACCTTGTTCACCCAGGCGCATATGCGTCGTacatcttcgtcgtcgccttgagATCCCTCGCGTCCAATCACGCGCTCCAACAGGTCGAAGCTGATGTACAGCGCCATGAATGCCTCGTGCCAAAGAATCGCGAGGCAGAGCGTGTCGCGGCTGGATGCCCGGACGCTCGGGAAATGCGTCTCATACCAGGACgtgaggcgacggcgcacgTCAGATGCCGCCCCCGGATCGTCCAATGTCGCGCCTCGCATCTCACAAATAGCCGCCATTTGTCCCGCCAGAAGGCCGTAGGCGTGCATGACGGGCGCTTGGCCCTGACCATCCTCGACGCCTTTGGCGGTCGTATCCTGCAAGGTCGCAGACATGAGCATTGAGTGCCACTGAgccgcgttggcggcgccaaagAGCGGCTCGGAGGAGCATCGCGGTAGCCTTCGAGGGTCGTGTCGCAGAAGCGGCTCGTGGTGAAAGATGACTGCAAACTCGGAGTCGTGAATGTGTAGAGCCAAGACGACCCGGACCGTTTCCTCGGCCTGCGCCCATGACCGCCACGCCGACTCAAGAGCGTCCGTGCTGGTGAAACTTCGTGCGGCCACCGCCTGCAGGTGGTCCGAACCTCCTCGACGGAACATGCCAGCTTGGCGTGCCCAGGCGATGATTGTGCCGTGGAAGCTCTCGGTCATGAGCAGGTCATGCGGGTTTCCCGACAGCATCCCGTACGTTTGCCCCAAAGtggcggcctgcgcgaccgcCAGGGCTTCGCGGCCGCCTTGGTAGAGATATGCTTCCCACTGGTACTGTCAGATGTGACGACGCAGTGTGGCTATGATCAATGCATGTACTCACCGATGCCAGTATTGCTTTGTTCAATTTCATAAAGATCGCCCTGCCCCGTGCAAATGCGCCGGCGGAACCAACAAAGAGAGCACCTAGTGAACATAtcgacaacagcaacaggGCACTCTCCGAAGATGGGCGGAAAGACGCGGCATGGACTAATGGAAAGACTGGCTGGAACTTGGCAAAGTACAGCTTGATGCACAAGTTCTTCTCCATTGTCAGCTTGCTGCAAGAGGCAAAACGGCTAGAAATCTGCGTGCCGAGCTAACATGAAGGGAAAATCAAGTTATACTGACCAGAAAGTCTGCTGATGGTAGCGCATTATCATGTGGGTGTGCTGCCAGGCGGCTGGACAGGCCACTGCGGTAAGTTTCATCTACTTGATCCTGATCTTgcaacctcgtcggcctgtATGGAAACCATCCGTTTACAGTCGGCCGTGTGTGCCATCGTTCTCGGACCGTTCCGTGGACGCCATCATGATCGGAACCAACATTCCCCGAGTTTGGCAGTGGGTGGAGTGAATCACAGGACCGATGCTGTGCCAAGCttggcggcgctcctccGTACACTCGAGGAGAGCCGGGCGCGGAGATGGATGAGTTCAAGGCGTCAATATCAAAAGACCCGCCCAGAAGCCAAAGGGGCTCATGCGCGTTGCCTTCAAAGCCGAGGAGATCAAAATCCGCAGGCATCTCCCAACTGTTGCAGGTGGTCTGtatgccgctgccgagtgCATCATGCTGTGCGTATCCTGATGACAGCGTTGAAGGAGAGACGTGAGAGAGGTGGTCGGACGCAATGAGGGAGTCTTGATTTAGAGAGCTGCTCTCTTGCACGGACAAGCCCATCGAGCCCACGAGACATGACGTGTGTGTCCCACCGTCAGAACATGAAGCAGACATGATGCCGCTGTCCACATCCGGCTGTCGAGCAGTGGCTGACCCATCCTCCAGATCAGCTACTCGGCGAGGATCAGCTTATTACAGTCATCGAGATATCACTGTTGGTTCCCCTACTTACCTAAGTCCGAGGCACGAGAAAGTTCTTGCTCTACGCGTTGCCCTTCTCGAGACTTTACATGGGATCGAGCATGCCGAAGGAGAGAATCTCTGTGGCAGCATTGAAATTAGAGATTTTGAGCAGTTAGAGGACTGGAGTTTGATGGGGGTCGGTCATGTCTTACCGCCTGCCAAACGCCTTGGGGCAATGCTCACAGGCAAATGGCTTTTCCCTCGTATGTGAGCGGATATGTCGTATCAGatgctccttcttcttgaaGGCGTGAACGCAGTGATGGCATTGCCATTCACGCTGTCGTTTCCGATGTGGTCTCCCCTGTGGTAtctcatcagcagcatctACGCTGTCGTTGCTCTCTCGGTCTCTTCCCGCGGATCCTGCCACCATGACTGCAAAATCTGGGGTACATGAAAAGGGATGGGGGCATGGCCAAGAATGCGGGGTGTGCGAGCAACCCCACAACCCGAACGGGCTCCTTGCCACTTATGAGTTGGCCCAACGCTCCAGGTTAATATTGAAGGGCCTAACTTGAGAAGGGCCAGGTTAGGCCGAGGTGCTCTTCTACAGGACTGGGCCCGGTGAGTGACACGGCAGAGTGAAGGAAGCACAGGGTACTCTACACTTTGCACACGAGATTCCTGACATCTCTCGCGTCGGTCACGTTCCAGCCATGAATGCTTTGGACATTCTGCGGACCGCGAACACGTGCAGGATCACATTGTAGCAAGGGGCATCGCGTTAGCCTCTGATCTGTGGACGCTTTGGGCGATGTATTCGTAAGTGGGCAAAGGGTTTTTTTCAAGGGACCGGTTTGCTTCTACCTTATTTGAAAACACCTTGGTAGCTATGGCGTGCTTCAATGCAATATTGCTCGCTACCATTACGGAGGCCTTTTAATCACATGGTCGGTTCTAATTTACATGTATGTATCCAATCCCTCCCGCCGAGGAGAGACATCACCTACTCTTCACGCGAATGTCCTATGCCCCGCATGACGTGTTGGCAGGCCGCATGACAACGATGCGGGACTCAGAGATCCCCGCATTATGTCTCGACTTTATGTTGTGGGGAAACGGGCACCATAGACCGCCGAACGGAACTGCTCGTTAGTTGAGTTAGGGTAATGTAATTGAATGTAAAATAGAGCCCCACGTAAGGTTGGGGACCTTTGAGCACAGTCGGGCTTAAAGCCGCCCCACGCTTCTGCCGGTGTCCCACTGGTTTTGGACATGGCGCCCGTACCGGCACCTCGCCCGTGATATCCTCTATTTAAACGCAAGTGCAGCTGTAGGCAACAAGCATACATGCTGTTTGACGCCGCATTTGCCAAGCTGCTGAGGCACAGTTCGAGGGTATGGAGACTACCGACGTGATCGTCTGTGGGTGCGGCCCCACGGGCGCCATGGTGTCGACTCTGCTGAGCCAGGATGCAATACCTCACGTCGTTCTCGAGCGAGAGCTCGAAGTGACTGCAGATCCACGTGGAATTGCActtgacgaggacgggatTCGCTGTCTCCAAGCTTGTGGCATATACAACAAGGTCTTTACTGAGATTGGTCAAGGTTCGTAATCAAGTATGAGTCGAGACGAGACACCTGACTAACGCTCATTCGTCTGGAGCAATGGGGACATTTAGATTTGTGGGCGGTGTTCATACTGACTTTTCCCGAAAGCCATTCATGGTGATGGATTATAGCACGGTGTGTGATGAGATCCTATTGTTCCACCAAGCGATGGCTAATCACCATGTGCTGCAGACTGAAGGTGGCACTGGGCATCCCGGTTTTCTATGCCATCGACAGCCACTGATTGAGCAAGGCCTCAGAAATCGCATGAAGGAACTTGGTGTCGCGGACGTTCGACTGGGCGCGCGTGTTAATGCCATGTGGGAGGACAGCGACTGGGTCTACGCCTCCTATGTCGACGCCTCTGGCGACTTGCGAACCGTCCGCGGCAAATTCCTCGTTGGTGCCGATGGAAAGACTGGCTTTACGCGGAAGCAGTATTTAGAGCCGCGGGGTGTTACCCTGGAAAGAGAAGCCAGCGCACCCTACGACAAGGTATGGGTCGCGTTGAACTGGAGAATCTCCTTTCCCACGCCGGAAACGCATCCAGAGTTTCCGCTTTGGGACAAGGGCTTCACGCCGGAGCAAGTCTACGACGAGTTCTTCCCAAAGAATTTCCGCTTTCTCTGCAACCCTACCCGCCCAGCTGTCTGTGGACGGTTCGGCCTGGAGAGCGACCGCCTGTGGCGCTTTGAGTTCGTCGTTTTGCAGGGAGAAGACCCGACAGAAATGGCCAGTCAAGCAAGCATTATCAAGGTTGTCCATCCGTACATCACACATCCTGGATCTCGATACGGGATCCCCCAGAAAGAGGTCGTGTTTCCTCTGGACTGTATAGAGGTCTTGCGTTGCCGGCCATTCCGCTTCGCAGCACGGAGTTGCGACAAGTGGTCGCTCGGGCGAGTGGTACTTTGCGGTGACGCAGCGCACGTCTTCCCTCCATTTGGTGGTCAAGGCATTGCCTCGGCTTTTCGCGATGCCTTGTCGCTGACATGGCGGCTTCGATTAGCGGTCAATCATGCCGCCGGCCAAGAGCTGGTGGAGTACCACGAACTATTCAGAGGCTGGTATTCGGAGCGGAAGCAACAGCTCGAACAGTCCCTCAGAGCAACCGTGGAAAACGGAGATTATGTCACCGAATCGAGCGCCGTCAAAATAATGATTCGTGACTGGTACCTTTGGGCGATCCAGCTGATCCCCAGCTGGAAGCACTGGCTTCATCTTGGGCATCGCAGAGAAGGGATGACCAGCTACAAATGGGTCGATGGAAAGGATATGGCCTTCGTTCCGGCTCTTGGGGGTGGCGTCAACTTTCCCCAAGTGTATGCCAAACGGATCGTCGACAAGGAAACCCGAGACGAGCCAGTGCATTTCACCGACGACCTCATATTTGCTCCAGACAAGGTTGGAATGTTTCAGCTCGTGATTCTATTGAATAAGATTGATGATCAAGATCAAATCTTATGCCGTGGAGAGTTGGAAAGATTGAGAGAGATGTCTGGTGGCCACTTGAGAGAAGATGAGGTGACTGTATTTCTGAACAGCACTCAAtccggcctgggcggcgccattgCTGGGACCGTCTATCGCCTTGCGACAGCCGACGAATTTGCGCAGGACCCGGTCCTATGTGCCAATCGACCATACCCGACGGGATACGATGCCTTCAGAATGGCCAGAGAAGTTGGAAGTCGAAAATTCGTTGTCTTGCGACCAGACCGTTTTGTCTTTGCAGCTACAAACACCGCTGTCGAACTGCACGCGGTGGCACGAATGCTCCGCGAATTTGCTGAGACCGGAACTTTGAGATAGAACGGATTGCTCGAGTAATTCTCGTTGGCAATATATCTCTGTCACGATTTGAAGAGGGAGCGGAGGTGGCTTCTGGAACGTGTCTCGCCCCATGTTCCTTTTCCTATCGGATAGTTGCCATGATCATTCATGTCATCGAAACAGACCTACCTGCTTGCTCTGAGAACATGTCCGAGGCATTTCTAATCTGCCCAAGCCGGCATGGCCGTTTGTCCATTCCTCGTGAGTCCACGTGCAGAATTCGGCCCGTACGAAGTGCAAAGGGCAGGCACAAAACATCTCAAGCGCTCAGGCCTGTGCTGTAGATGATAAAGGTTTAGATCGCACTGGCCTGCTTCTAATCTGCTAGCGACGTTGCATATGCAGATCAACCGTGCATGTGGCGTTTTGTGACAATTTCTTTTACACAGACAAAATCAACCTCATGTGGACTGGACTTACGCGGCCAGCTATGGTCGATGTCGCGGCGTCACGAAGCCTTATCTGCAGCTAAAATACCATCTTGAACCTACATCATCCAGGGCGTGATCGTTGCGCATTCTTGGCTTTTTGTTTCGGGCTCGTGTCCCAAGCCTACTTCTAAAATGACCAGAAGATTTGGACGGCCAAGCCAGTGGCTTTCGCTCAGTCTCACACTTGACGTATCGCGCTTTCGATAAACTGGCAATCAATCCGTACGAGCCGTTATCTACCGGGCGGCCACGTCAATGGCCGCAAATTCCCAGCATTGTGTGGATTATAAAACCGGCGAGTCTCCCTCGAGAAATTCTGTCTTTTCACAGATTCTTTAGAGTCATCGGTCACACACGCAGATGTACAACCGTCAACATGAAGTTTAGCAGCCTTTGCGGTTCTCTTCTCGCCTTCGGTGCAGGCAGCATGAGCACTCGTGTTACTGACTTGGACCCTGTTGACCCTTGTTCTATTGCTGGCCCTGTCCTAGTTCAAGGAGTAGGTTGCTCTTTGCAGCGGGCTATGCAAAAATGAGACTCACGGCCTGTTTTTCCAGAAatgcgacgccgccgtgcagcaATGCATCACTGAAACCAGTGAAACGGGTCGAGAAAACGGAATTCAAAAGGTTCGATTGGTTGAAGCCAAACGACCTTGCAACACAATGGACGGCGAGCGTGTAAGTCTCAGGAGTCTCCCGCGTCACTCGTGAGGCCTGGATTGATCTGACCATAACCAAAATCCACAGTGCACAAAGACGGACAATCCGTGCTGGTGGAACCCTGTTAAGAAGAAGTCGAGGTGCACGTAAGAATGCATGTGCCCCAAGGGTGTGGAAAACTACATCAAGGACCTCTCCCCCGCTGCATTTTCAAATCGTGGCATGGCCACAGCGTCAATGGGCCGTCATGTCGCTTCAGCGCTCTTTCTCTTCCGATAGCTGCTGCTGAATTGACCCATCATCGTTCTCGCCCATTGCAATCGTTATGGTTTTGCTGCGCAAGCTGGACATTATGGATTGAAGTTGTTGCCATCTGGGATCATTCATGCACGGTGTTCAGTCTACACCATACGCTCGAACAGCGCCTCTACATATATCGCGATGTTGTGAACGAAAGTCCATGTCTCACCAAGGCCCACGTCACCGCCGGCATATGCTCGAGAGATAGGAACTGTTCAATGGCATTCGAGTAGCAAGAAAAGCTACTGCCGGAGATAAACCACCGCGCCCGGTGACTTGTGTAGGCGCTTGTGTCAAATCTCAAGTGACCGAGGTAGTATACGATCACGAGTCGACTCCAGTCCAGTCCCCACGTATCTACGTGCAACTTGAACAATGCAAGGCACTCGTTTGTGGGGCAGTTTGCCAGATCCCCAAATCCTGCAAATTATTGCGGGGCACCTCAGTCACCAACCTGGTCCAATGAGAGGCCCCCAGTCTGCCGAATCGGGCGCCGTCATTCCGCGCCGTTCACGATGGCAGATGCAAGCAGCCGCCCACTGACACGACAAGACCCTTCAGAGTCGGACCGTAACTAATTCTCACCCCAAGTGATGGGCCTGAACAATCTAAAACTCCAGCTTCAGCGAGCCCCAACTACCAAGCATACATGGGGTTTCGACAGAACCAACCACTGAGTCCATGTCCAGTTGACATTGATCATGGCCAGTCTTTCAGAGGCAAACTATGCACGGCCAGCGAGGCCCTGGCAAATGCTGGGCAGCTACTTCATACTTGGCCTGTTGAAATTGAACCCGTTGGGGACACAGTACGTGGCTCGGTAGAATTTCCCGAGAAACGCGGTAAATCATCCTTGTCACAACCCTCCAGTCGTCATGGGCGCGCCAGAGCCCAAcagttttttttttttttttcatgATACATGCCAAGTTGCCAACAATGCTAAGAGGTTGTTAAAGCAGGCATTTTGACACACCACACCCTTCCTTAGATCCTAAGCTCGATGCTGTCTTCAatcgccatcgtcaaaaCGAAGTACATGTAACCCGATAGGCAGTCCAAATCTGATGGACTCTAGATTCGAATTCCAGCATTTCGTGTGTCCTTCAAGAGAAACTCCGCCACAAGTGAAGAGGGCTTCTAAACATCCGTTCGTGGTCCATTGGTGCACGACCCCCATTCGGATTGGAACATGCAGTGCGACAGTTCTGCACGCGTCGCCACCAACACGTCCAACGCGGAGACGTTCTGCAAAATACACTGCGTTACTGGAGCTGTCCCGCTGCCCCGCAATTTGTGACCGAGCCGCGGAGCAAAGGGTAGTCTCCTGGGTTCAGTTCTTAAGTTCCGGTCCCGGCACCTTCTCAGAAGACCAGTGCTTCGATACAATGACGAGTATCTTGCCGCATTTTCTCGAATCATATTATTATTACAATAAAAACTGCTCTGCTGGCTTCGACAAGGTTAGTGCATGTAGTTGCACCAGCGAGCTCAGGGCCCGCAATGTCGACGGAAAAGCGAAACCCAGCAGAGACACAGCTCAAAGAGCAGACGGTGTCCTCCACCCCTGATCATGGCATCAGTCACGACAAGACAGTCAGCCAAATAGGTCGAGGCGAGcccacggcatcgtcagaCTCTAATTGGGACTATGAGGATGGCGATATCGAGCCGGAACTTCACGCCCGGACCTAcctggccttggccgccatgtTTCTGCTAAACCTGGTGCAGCTCATCGCTCTTCAAGGCCCTCCGACAGTAGTGAGTTGCTTCCCTCCCCCGGTGCTCATGCGGTATTGATGGTGTCTCCGTAGTTGACCTACATTGGCCGTGACCTGCACAATCCGGAGAGGCAGGCATGGGTCCCTACGTCCCTGTCTCTGGTACAGGCCGTGATTGGGCCAGTCATTTCGTTCGCTTCAGACACATTTCAAGCGAGGAAGCCCATTCTCGTTTGGACGTCGGCCATCTCCTTCGTCGGCTGCGCCATAGCGCCGGGCTCCAACACCATCTACCGGCTCATCGGCGCCCAAACACTGATTGGCTTCGGGTTTGCCAGTGTCCCTTTAGCTTACTGCGTGCCAAGTGAGAttcttcctcggcgctggAGACCAAGTACGTGATAAGCGAATGCCAATCAAGTGGTTCCTGCAAACCAGATTGATCTATGACTGACTTCGCAGTGGCTCAATCTGCGATGAACGTCGCGGCTTCACTTGGCGCTTGTGCAGGCCCTCTTGCCATTGGCGCATTGACAAAACGCAATGGAGAAACCGGATGGAGGATGTTCTATGTAACCAAACCCTGTCCTTGAGTCATAGCTTTATATGCTTACAGCGTCTCCGACCAGTGGTTTCAAATGGCAATCTGGGGCCTCACCGCCGTCGGTATTCAATTTGGGTACCAGCCCCCGAAACGACACACCCACCTGGACCAACTGTCGTTCTGGCAAAAGCTTGGGCGACTGGACCTCGCGGGGACTGCACTATTCACCACAGGGTTGACCCTGTTTCTGGTAGGGCTGAACCTAGGAGGCGAACTGTTTCCGTGGACTTCGGCACCACCTCTGGCAACGCTGATCACCGGCATCGCCGTTT
Above is a genomic segment from Purpureocillium takamizusanense chromosome 2, complete sequence containing:
- a CDS encoding uncharacterized protein (COG:S~TransMembrane:1 (o33-54i)~EggNog:ENOG503NZE5), translating into MEKNLCIKLYFAKFQPVFPLVHAASFRPSSESALLLLSICSLGALFVGSAGAFARGRAIFMKLNKAILASWEAYLYQGGREALAVAQAATLGQTYGMLSGNPHDLLMTESFHGTIIAWARQAGMFRRGGSDHLQAVAARSFTSTDALESAWRSWAQAEETVRVVLALHIHDSEFAVIFHHEPLLRHDPRRLPRCSSEPLFGAANAAQWHSMLMSATLQDTTAKGVEDGQGQAPVMHAYGLLAGQMAAICEMRGATLDDPGAASDVRRRLTSWYETHFPSVRASSRDTLCLAILWHEAFMALYISFDLLERVIGREGSQGDDEDVRRICAWVNKVEGRRCLMHAALIYKRLQALPISATPAIHVPKALFYAGLVIYCHVKFRSAAVAAAHGDLDMAEIRASELRYTADLPAAAIHQPDSSSLYGIADLLRRQGHWELSRRFGFILEALIDDLTGSGADGH
- a CDS encoding uncharacterized protein (TransMembrane:14 (i64-82o102-120i132-150o156-176i188-211o223-242i263-285o297-315i336-358o378-395i407-425o431-453i465-487o557-576i)~COG:U~EggNog:ENOG503NZ2V); its protein translation is MSTEKRNPAETQLKEQTVSSTPDHGISHDKTVSQIGRGEPTASSDSNWDYEDGDIEPELHARTYLALAAMFLLNLVQLIALQGPPTVLTYIGRDLHNPERQAWVPTSLSLVQAVIGPVISFASDTFQARKPILVWTSAISFVGCAIAPGSNTIYRLIGAQTLIGFGFASVPLAYCVPSEILPRRWRPMAQSAMNVAASLGACAGPLAIGALTKRNGETGWRMFYWFQMAIWGLTAVGIQFGYQPPKRHTHLDQLSFWQKLGRLDLAGTALFTTGLTLFLVGLNLGGELFPWTSAPPLATLITGIAVLTAFALYEWKGNSTGILHHDLFGRGRERGQTFAICVGLIFIEAVVLFSYILFYPVMTTMLFETDPVLMVVRFLPFWIASAISTLTFGFASMRMRTIRSPLFVGWLLWTAGTIGFATVQPDHSTRAVIFATLSGFGFGAPLILIVAGVQLSTPHHLIATATAVTTSARAVGATVFTSIYAAAVARRLGSYIPEYVAKATTQAGLPSTSVGAFIEALGGGAPAKLQAVRGITPAIISAGSLAYKQAYADGLRVVYIIAAPFGVLACVVCFFLGDMRKTMNYHVDAPVEKLVARARAGKEAEHA
- a CDS encoding uncharacterized protein (COG:C~COG:H~EggNog:ENOG503P06P), with the protein product MWEDSDWVYASYVDASGDLRTVRGKFLVGADGKTGFTRKQYLEPRGVTLEREASAPYDKVWVALNWRISFPTPETHPEFPLWDKGFTPEQVYDEFFPKNFRFLCNPTRPAVCGRFGLESDRLWRFEFVVLQGEDPTEMASQASIIKVVHPYITHPGSRYGIPQKEVVFPLDSVNHAAGQELVEYHELFRGWYSERKQQLEQSLRATVENGDYVTESSAVKIMIRDWYLWAIQLIPSWKHWLHLGHRREGMTSYKWVDGKDMAFVPALGGGVNFPQVYAKRIVDKETRDEPVHFTDDLIFAPDKVGMFQLVILLNKIDDQDQILCRGELERLREMSGGHLREDEVTVFLNSTQSGLGGAIAGTVYRLATADEFAQDPVLCANRPYPTGYDAFRMAREVGSRKFVVLRPDRFVFAATNTAVELHAVARMLREFAETGTLR
- the BIO2 gene encoding Biotin synthase (COG:H~EggNog:ENOG503NVE4), with the translated sequence MCLVLGNGPSIVSFVPTTALARVTLPRLYLLSFGRTRIGTLPYAQVVCSQSKDVGTMRARTVAALAPLRGAGRRSTALVQAPWTTTTTSAIQLLQARGGATLVDTPTAAHDLAAPPEAIEPSRKAEASKVFRDAVAATAPRNTWTRQEISAIYYQPLLELAHQASTVHRRFHSPGEVQLCTLMNIKTGGCTEDCSYCAQATRYQKGTGLEAKRVESVESVLAAARQARENGSTRFCMGAAWRDMRGRKTSLKNITEMVKGVRAMGMEVCVTLGMIDDKQAKELKEAGLTAYNHNVDTSREFYPSVITTRTYDERLQTLGHVRDAGINVCSGGILGLGESSEDRVGLLHTVSTLPSHPESFPVNALVPIKGTPLGDTTPIAFTSMLRTIATARILMPATIIRIAAGRKTMSEEKQALCFMAGANAIFTGEKMLTTDCNGWDEDSAMFGRWGLSPMKSFDKTPAQAGDMDARQ